From Alcaligenes faecalis, the proteins below share one genomic window:
- a CDS encoding aminoglycoside phosphotransferase family protein produces the protein MSASISAATDPRLQQAITWLNTLKSRFGLEIDSLQAASSDASFRRYFRLQAQDRSVVLMDAPPATEDCKPFVHVTELLAPTGIHVPEILAADTEQGFLLLSDLGQDNFQNALKNPMPQSELDKLYRSTLLTLVKLQQADTTGLPAYNEQRLLEELQVFPEWYIQKHRQFELSDKDQDMLRKTFAELVQANVQSATVLVHRDFHSPNLMMPLPGQTEPGVIDYQDALAGPITYDIASLVMDARVTWTEEQQLDWAIRYWQAAMEAGLDVPADFAVFHQQYEWMGLQRNLRILGVFARLSLRDDKHHYLDHMPRLLGYVHQVASRYECFNGLLRLLNRLEGRQTVLGMTV, from the coding sequence ATGTCTGCTTCTATTTCTGCCGCTACCGACCCTCGCCTGCAACAAGCCATCACCTGGCTGAACACCCTGAAATCCCGCTTCGGGCTGGAGATCGACAGCCTGCAAGCGGCTTCCAGCGACGCCAGCTTTCGCCGTTACTTTCGCCTGCAAGCCCAGGACCGCAGCGTCGTCTTGATGGATGCGCCCCCGGCCACTGAAGACTGCAAGCCCTTTGTACACGTCACCGAACTGCTGGCTCCCACCGGTATTCATGTGCCCGAGATTCTGGCAGCCGATACGGAGCAAGGTTTCTTGCTGTTAAGCGACCTGGGGCAGGACAACTTTCAGAACGCCCTGAAAAACCCCATGCCGCAAAGCGAACTGGACAAACTGTACCGCAGTACGCTGCTGACCTTGGTGAAATTGCAACAGGCCGACACCACGGGCTTGCCTGCGTACAACGAACAGCGCCTGCTCGAAGAGCTGCAGGTGTTCCCCGAGTGGTACATCCAAAAGCACCGCCAGTTCGAGCTGAGCGACAAAGATCAGGACATGTTGCGCAAAACCTTTGCCGAGCTGGTTCAGGCCAATGTGCAAAGCGCTACTGTACTCGTGCACCGGGATTTCCACAGCCCTAATTTGATGATGCCCCTGCCCGGCCAGACCGAGCCTGGCGTGATCGACTACCAGGACGCCTTGGCAGGCCCCATCACCTATGACATTGCTTCTCTGGTCATGGACGCGCGCGTGACCTGGACCGAGGAGCAGCAACTGGACTGGGCGATTCGCTACTGGCAGGCCGCCATGGAAGCCGGTCTGGACGTACCCGCCGACTTTGCCGTGTTCCATCAGCAATATGAATGGATGGGCCTGCAACGCAATTTGCGTATTCTGGGTGTGTTTGCGCGCCTGTCCCTGCGTGACGACAAACATCATTATCTGGACCATATGCCCCGCCTGCTGGGCTATGTGCACCAGGTGGCCAGCCGCTACGAATGTTTCAACGGCTTGCTGCGCCTGCTGAACCGACTGGAAGGCCGCCAAACTGTCCT